Proteins encoded together in one Oceanobacillus iheyensis HTE831 window:
- a CDS encoding FtsK/SpoIIIE family DNA translocase: protein MAAKKRKKKRKNSKQVKRLKIELVGLLLIFLAIFGSGAAALSDGAIPGWLENLFQFFFGIWYFIASVFLLVTGFYLLVKRKLPDFLHRRMIGFYILLAGVLMLTHIQVLESLLVTTENTSIIGMSWTLFFDYVNGTGTLVQTGGGMIGAILFTFSHYMFSITGSKIVVVFCLLIGAIFLTNLSIGEVASKLFARVKAVSNIAIEKWTQYQTERRERKQQAYMDDESRQAVNESEDNMVTEIEVSEREEPFINDFTDVAYQNNATQATENKSPAKQAQSIKSDQEGQSDHSAEDSKDEAMPMTARENHDYELPMPDLLADPSYNSQQQEKSQIQATVRKLEKTFTSFGVKAKITKVHVGPAVTKYEVYPEAGVKVSKIVNLHDDIALALAAKDIRIEAPIPGKSAVGIEVPNKEIAMVSLREVLDKTWSNKTSKLLYALGRDISGEAVVGELNKMPHLLIAGATGSGKSVCVNGIITSILMRAKPHEVKMMMIDPKKVELNVYNGIPHLLAPVVTDPKKASRALKKVVAEMERRYDLFSETGTRNIEGYNEYIRKQNLASEDQQPHLPYIVVLVDELADLMMVASNDVEDSITRLAQMARAAGIHLIIATQRPSVDVITGVIKANIPSRIAFSVSSATDSRTILDSGGAEKLLGRGDMLFMPVGSSKPTRVQGAFLSDEEVERIVDHCVEQQKATYQEEMIPEETNEVVEDVDDDLFEDAVQLISEMQSASVSMLQRRFRIGYTRAARLIDAMEDRGIVGPYEGSKPRSVLVPKPTEEQTTSS, encoded by the coding sequence ATGGCCGCGAAAAAGAGAAAGAAAAAAAGAAAAAATTCAAAGCAAGTAAAACGATTAAAAATAGAGTTAGTTGGCCTACTTCTTATATTTCTTGCTATATTTGGTAGCGGAGCAGCAGCGCTAAGTGATGGTGCTATACCAGGATGGTTGGAGAATTTATTTCAATTCTTCTTCGGTATATGGTATTTTATTGCATCTGTATTTCTGCTTGTAACTGGATTTTACTTATTAGTAAAACGAAAATTACCAGATTTTCTACACCGAAGAATGATTGGATTTTACATTCTATTAGCGGGTGTACTGATGTTGACGCATATACAAGTATTGGAGAGTTTACTAGTAACAACAGAAAATACGTCCATTATCGGGATGAGCTGGACGCTATTTTTTGATTATGTAAATGGAACTGGTACTTTAGTACAAACTGGTGGAGGAATGATTGGGGCAATCCTTTTTACTTTTTCACACTATATGTTCTCCATTACAGGATCTAAAATTGTTGTTGTATTTTGTTTATTAATTGGTGCTATTTTCCTTACTAATTTATCTATTGGAGAAGTCGCTTCTAAGCTATTTGCGAGGGTAAAAGCTGTTAGCAATATAGCTATAGAAAAATGGACCCAATATCAAACCGAAAGAAGAGAAAGAAAACAACAAGCATATATGGATGATGAAAGCAGACAAGCTGTAAATGAATCAGAAGATAATATGGTGACAGAGATTGAAGTGTCAGAAAGAGAAGAGCCATTTATCAATGATTTTACAGATGTGGCTTATCAAAATAATGCAACACAAGCAACAGAGAATAAATCACCAGCTAAACAAGCGCAAAGTATAAAAAGTGATCAAGAAGGGCAATCTGATCACTCAGCTGAGGATAGTAAAGATGAAGCAATGCCAATGACAGCAAGGGAGAATCATGATTATGAACTTCCTATGCCAGATTTATTAGCAGATCCATCTTATAACTCACAACAGCAAGAAAAATCGCAAATCCAAGCTACAGTACGTAAATTGGAAAAAACATTTACAAGTTTTGGTGTAAAGGCAAAAATAACGAAGGTGCATGTTGGCCCAGCTGTTACGAAATATGAGGTATATCCTGAAGCAGGGGTGAAAGTTAGTAAGATTGTTAATCTTCATGATGATATAGCACTTGCCTTAGCTGCAAAAGATATACGTATTGAAGCACCAATTCCAGGGAAATCTGCAGTTGGAATAGAAGTTCCAAATAAAGAAATCGCGATGGTTTCTTTACGTGAAGTGTTAGATAAAACATGGTCTAATAAAACTTCTAAACTCCTTTATGCACTTGGTAGAGACATATCTGGTGAAGCTGTTGTTGGTGAATTGAATAAAATGCCACACCTCTTAATTGCTGGTGCAACAGGAAGCGGGAAAAGTGTGTGTGTAAATGGGATAATTACAAGTATTTTAATGCGTGCAAAACCTCATGAAGTTAAAATGATGATGATTGATCCTAAAAAAGTAGAACTAAATGTTTATAATGGTATTCCACACTTGTTAGCACCAGTTGTAACTGATCCTAAGAAAGCATCAAGAGCATTAAAAAAAGTTGTTGCTGAAATGGAAAGACGATACGACTTATTCTCTGAAACGGGAACAAGAAATATTGAAGGATATAATGAATATATTCGAAAGCAAAATCTAGCATCTGAAGATCAGCAGCCACACTTACCTTATATTGTTGTTCTTGTGGATGAGTTGGCAGATTTAATGATGGTAGCGTCAAATGATGTGGAAGATTCTATTACGAGATTGGCGCAAATGGCTCGTGCAGCAGGAATTCACTTAATTATTGCTACACAACGTCCATCGGTAGATGTTATCACTGGTGTCATTAAAGCAAACATACCGTCACGCATTGCATTTAGTGTATCCTCTGCGACAGATTCACGCACGATCCTTGATTCTGGAGGAGCTGAAAAATTATTAGGTAGAGGCGATATGTTATTTATGCCCGTAGGCTCTTCGAAACCAACACGTGTTCAAGGTGCGTTTTTATCTGATGAAGAGGTAGAACGTATTGTAGACCATTGTGTAGAACAACAAAAAGCAACTTATCAAGAAGAAATGATTCCCGAAGAAACAAATGAAGTGGTAGAAGATGTAGATGATGATCTTTTTGAGGATGCGGTTCAACTTATTTCAGAAATGCAAAGTGCAAGTGTCTCGATGTTACAGCGTCGATTCCGGATTGGATATACTAGAGCTGCGAGACTGATTGATGCAATGGAAGATCGAGGAATAGTAGGTCCATATGAAGGGAGTAAACCAAGGTCCGTCTTGGTGCCAAAACCTACAGAAGAACAAACAACCTCTTCGTAA
- the yfmF gene encoding EF-P 5-aminopentanol modification-associated protein YfmF produces MKAQVNQKTVDGMKFHLVPNKKHKTISFVAKFRAPLERATITKRALLPYVLKQGTASYPNRIELQKELDELYGATLAITGGKKGENHILTIRLDVANEKFIPDASSVMRRAAMLFEEVIFQLNGEDSFKDEIFEREKKTLLQKIHALKDDKMNYANTRLIDEMCNGEPYSLHVQGYEDDLISLKNEDLFAYAKSIIKEDVMDVFVTGDFQTKDMMDLMEELLSGKTEQLNEEVAPINSESTASNSPKEIVEEEAVQQAKLHIGYRTNILYEDPRYAALQVFNGLFGAFPSSKLFINVREKNSLAYYASSRLESHKGLMIVMSGIAPQDYKKARDIIREQVEEMKNGSFNDEELEETKQLIINQLLETMDHPQGLVELLYQQEVGGKSLPPEQLIKDIKSVTKQQVIEVAKEIEEDTIFLLTSKGGEKSE; encoded by the coding sequence ATGAAGGCACAAGTTAATCAAAAAACCGTCGATGGCATGAAGTTTCATTTAGTTCCAAATAAAAAACATAAAACAATCTCTTTTGTTGCAAAATTTCGTGCGCCGTTAGAACGTGCTACAATCACAAAACGCGCTTTGCTTCCATATGTATTAAAACAAGGGACTGCATCTTACCCAAATAGAATAGAATTACAGAAAGAATTGGATGAATTATATGGTGCAACTCTAGCTATTACCGGTGGAAAAAAAGGAGAAAATCATATTCTGACGATTCGGCTAGATGTAGCAAATGAAAAATTTATTCCGGATGCATCTTCTGTCATGAGACGTGCTGCAATGCTATTTGAAGAAGTGATTTTTCAATTAAATGGAGAAGATTCGTTTAAAGATGAAATTTTTGAACGTGAGAAAAAGACATTACTACAGAAGATACATGCATTAAAAGACGATAAAATGAATTATGCAAACACTCGATTAATAGATGAAATGTGTAATGGTGAGCCTTATTCCTTACACGTACAAGGATATGAAGATGATTTGATTTCTTTGAAAAATGAAGATTTATTTGCTTATGCTAAATCAATTATCAAAGAAGACGTAATGGATGTTTTTGTAACAGGTGATTTTCAAACCAAAGACATGATGGATTTAATGGAAGAGCTCTTATCTGGAAAAACAGAACAATTGAATGAGGAAGTAGCGCCAATAAATTCAGAATCAACGGCTAGCAATTCTCCGAAAGAGATTGTGGAAGAAGAAGCTGTTCAGCAAGCAAAGTTGCATATTGGCTATCGAACAAATATCTTATATGAAGATCCAAGGTATGCAGCTTTACAAGTGTTTAATGGTTTGTTTGGAGCATTTCCAAGTTCTAAATTATTCATTAATGTACGGGAAAAGAATAGTTTAGCGTATTATGCTTCATCGCGATTGGAAAGTCATAAAGGTCTTATGATCGTGATGAGTGGTATCGCTCCTCAAGATTATAAAAAAGCTCGAGATATTATTCGAGAACAAGTAGAGGAAATGAAAAACGGTTCCTTTAACGATGAAGAACTTGAAGAAACGAAACAATTAATTATTAATCAACTTTTAGAAACAATGGATCATCCACAAGGTTTAGTGGAACTTTTGTATCAACAAGAAGTTGGCGGGAAGAGTCTTCCGCCAGAACAATTAATCAAAGATATTAAATCTGTTACAAAACAACAAGTGATAGAAGTTGCTAAAGAAATTGAGGAAGATACAATATTTTTACTAACAAGTAAGGGTGGTGAGAAGAGTGAATAA
- a CDS encoding GntR family transcriptional regulator, which produces MSIRADARHLYLQVIDEIRKEIDNGVYLENEKLPSEYELSKHLGVSRATLREALRILEEDNVVTRRHGVGTFVNPKPIFSSGIEELTSVTQMIEQSGKSAGSQYLSAEVVQATDEDRSKFNNPSLSSLSKIERVRTADSVPVVFCIDKIPTELIPIEVLREEASIFNVFESYTKKRVAYAVTYIEPVSYHDRIYNILNYASDQPLLLLKQVHYTSDDEPVLYSSNYFRADTFSFYVLRKRV; this is translated from the coding sequence ATGTCTATTCGTGCGGATGCAAGGCATTTATATTTGCAAGTAATCGATGAAATTCGGAAAGAAATTGATAACGGCGTTTATCTTGAGAATGAGAAACTCCCATCTGAATATGAATTATCAAAACATTTAGGTGTTTCACGGGCTACATTGAGGGAAGCACTTCGAATTCTAGAAGAAGATAATGTAGTGACAAGAAGACATGGTGTAGGAACTTTTGTAAATCCAAAGCCCATTTTCTCATCTGGAATTGAAGAACTTACCAGTGTTACGCAGATGATTGAACAATCTGGGAAATCGGCAGGGTCGCAATATTTATCTGCTGAAGTTGTCCAAGCAACGGATGAAGATCGCTCAAAATTCAACAATCCCTCTCTATCATCGTTATCTAAAATTGAACGTGTTCGTACGGCTGATAGTGTTCCCGTAGTATTTTGTATTGATAAGATTCCCACTGAATTGATTCCAATCGAGGTATTACGTGAAGAGGCGTCTATATTTAATGTATTTGAATCCTATACAAAGAAACGTGTTGCATATGCGGTTACATATATTGAACCAGTAAGTTACCATGATCGAATTTATAATATATTAAATTATGCTTCTGACCAACCGTTACTCTTATTAAAACAAGTGCATTATACAAGCGATGACGAGCCTGTACTGTACTCATCTAATTATTTTCGAGCAGATACATTTAGTTTTTATGTCTTACGAAAACGTGTTTAA